In Firmicutes bacterium ASF500, a single genomic region encodes these proteins:
- the cysK1 gene encoding O-acetylserine sulfhydrylase gives MPKIYTSVSQLIGGTPLLELVRVREALGLNARILAKLEYFNPGGSAKDRIAKTMIDEAEASGKLRPGSVIIEPTSGNTGIGLASVAAAKGYRIIITMPETMSMERRLLMKAYGAELVLTEGAKGMTGAIAKAEELAREIPDSFIPGQFVNPANPAAHRTGTGPEIWEDTGGQMDIFVAGVGTGGTITGAGQYLKERNPALRVVAVEPKDSPVLSEGRAGAHKIQGIGAGFIPEVLDTSVYDEVLTVSSEDAFAAGRLAGRKEGILVGISSGAALHGAIELAKRPEHAGRTIVVLLPDTGDRYLSTPLFAD, from the coding sequence ATGCCAAAAATCTACACATCTGTCAGTCAGCTGATTGGCGGCACGCCGCTGCTGGAGCTGGTCCGGGTCCGGGAAGCGCTGGGGCTGAACGCCCGCATCCTGGCGAAGCTGGAGTATTTCAATCCGGGCGGGTCGGCGAAGGACCGCATCGCCAAAACAATGATCGACGAGGCTGAGGCCAGCGGTAAGCTGAGGCCGGGGTCGGTGATTATTGAGCCCACCTCGGGCAACACGGGGATTGGTCTGGCCTCGGTGGCGGCGGCCAAGGGCTACCGCATCATCATCACCATGCCGGAGACCATGAGCATGGAACGCCGTCTGCTGATGAAGGCCTACGGCGCGGAGCTGGTCCTCACCGAGGGGGCCAAGGGCATGACGGGGGCCATCGCCAAGGCGGAGGAGCTGGCCCGGGAGATACCGGACAGCTTTATCCCCGGCCAGTTCGTCAACCCCGCCAACCCCGCCGCCCACCGGACCGGCACCGGCCCGGAGATCTGGGAGGACACCGGCGGTCAGATGGATATCTTCGTCGCGGGCGTGGGCACCGGCGGGACCATCACCGGCGCGGGCCAGTATTTGAAGGAGCGCAACCCGGCGCTGAGGGTGGTCGCGGTGGAGCCCAAGGACTCCCCTGTGCTCAGCGAGGGCCGGGCCGGAGCCCACAAGATCCAGGGAATCGGCGCGGGCTTCATCCCCGAGGTGCTGGACACCTCCGTCTATGACGAGGTCCTCACCGTATCCAGCGAGGACGCCTTTGCCGCCGGACGGCTGGCGGGGCGGAAGGAGGGCATTCTGGTGGGCATCTCCTCCGGCGCGGCTCTCCACGGGGCCATCGAGCTGGCCAAGCGGCCTGAGCATGCGGGCAGGACCATTGTGGTCCTTCTGCCCGACACCGGGGACCGGTATCTGTCCACCCCCCTGTTCGCGGACTGA
- the srrA_5 gene encoding Transcriptional regulatory protein SrrA: MYTILICDDDRDIVSALDIYLTSEGYQTVKAYDGREALRAAETHEIHLILMDIMMPELDGIRATAKLREGSNVPIILLTAKSEDTDKILGLNIGADDYITKPFNPLEVIARVKSQLRRYTALGGAEKGPGLITAGPIAMDDGAKVVTVDGEPISLTPIEYNILKLLLSHPGQVFSSAQIYEQVWNDPAYGSENTVAVHIRHLREKIEINPAEPRYLKVVWGLGYKIEKGG, translated from the coding sequence ATGTATACCATTTTGATCTGCGACGACGACCGGGATATTGTGTCCGCGCTGGACATCTACCTCACCAGCGAGGGCTATCAGACCGTCAAGGCCTACGACGGCCGGGAGGCCCTCCGGGCGGCGGAGACCCATGAGATTCATCTGATTCTCATGGACATCATGATGCCCGAGCTGGACGGCATCCGGGCCACCGCCAAGCTGCGGGAGGGGAGCAACGTGCCCATCATCCTGCTCACCGCCAAGAGCGAGGACACCGACAAGATTCTGGGCCTGAACATCGGGGCGGACGACTATATCACCAAGCCCTTTAACCCCCTGGAGGTCATTGCCCGGGTGAAGAGCCAGCTGCGGCGGTACACCGCCCTTGGCGGGGCGGAGAAGGGCCCCGGCCTTATCACTGCCGGGCCCATCGCCATGGACGACGGGGCCAAGGTGGTCACGGTGGACGGCGAGCCCATCAGCCTCACCCCCATCGAGTACAATATCCTCAAGCTGCTGCTGTCCCACCCGGGACAGGTCTTTTCCTCCGCCCAGATTTATGAACAGGTGTGGAACGACCCGGCCTACGGCTCGGAGAACACGGTGGCCGTCCACATCCGCCATCTGCGGGAGAAGATTGAGATCAACCCCGCCGAGCCCCGGTATTTAAAGGTGGTCTGGGGGCTGGGCTACAAGATCGAGAAGGGAGGATGA
- the yajO gene encoding 1-deoxyxylulose-5-phosphate synthase YajO, which produces MRYTKLGRSDLSVSRICLGCMGFGDAKNGQHSWTIDEVHSREIIKRALALGVNFFDTAIAYQSGTSEQYVGRAVRDFAKWEDVVIATKFLPRTEDEITVGISGQQHIERMLNTSLSNLGLDYVDLYIYHMWDYQTPLYEIMDGLNNMVKAGKAWYIGISNCFAWQLAKANALAEKEGFAKFVSIQGHYNLIFREEEREMAKLCTQDDIAMTPYSALAGGRLSKRPGETSKRLVEDSYAKLKYDATAEQDSEIIRRVAELADRHSVTMTEIALAWLLTKVTAPVIGATKLHHIEGAAKAVELDLTAEELSYLEEPYVPHALVGVMAQNTASAAKESHVWSTGNQEIK; this is translated from the coding sequence ATGCGCTATACAAAATTAGGACGGTCTGATTTATCTGTTTCCCGCATTTGCCTGGGCTGTATGGGCTTTGGCGACGCAAAAAACGGACAGCACTCCTGGACTATTGATGAGGTCCATTCCCGCGAGATCATCAAGCGGGCGCTAGCGCTGGGGGTGAACTTCTTCGATACCGCCATTGCCTATCAGAGCGGCACCAGTGAGCAATATGTGGGCCGGGCCGTCCGTGACTTCGCCAAGTGGGAGGATGTAGTGATAGCCACGAAATTCCTTCCCCGAACGGAGGATGAGATCACGGTGGGTATCAGCGGCCAGCAGCACATTGAGCGGATGCTGAATACCAGTCTGAGCAACCTGGGCCTGGACTATGTGGACCTGTATATCTACCACATGTGGGACTACCAGACGCCCCTCTATGAGATCATGGATGGGCTGAACAACATGGTCAAGGCAGGCAAGGCTTGGTATATCGGTATCTCCAACTGCTTTGCGTGGCAGCTCGCCAAGGCCAACGCCCTGGCAGAGAAAGAGGGCTTTGCCAAGTTTGTTTCTATCCAAGGGCATTACAACTTGATCTTCCGGGAGGAGGAGCGGGAGATGGCGAAGCTCTGCACCCAGGACGACATCGCCATGACCCCCTACAGCGCGTTAGCAGGCGGACGGCTCTCCAAGCGCCCCGGAGAAACCTCCAAACGGCTGGTGGAGGACAGCTATGCCAAGCTGAAGTACGATGCCACGGCGGAACAGGACAGCGAAATCATCCGCCGTGTGGCGGAGCTAGCCGACCGGCACAGCGTTACCATGACGGAAATCGCCCTGGCGTGGCTGCTGACTAAGGTAACGGCCCCGGTGATAGGAGCAACAAAACTCCACCACATCGAGGGTGCGGCCAAGGCGGTGGAGCTGGACCTGACGGCGGAGGAACTGTCCTATCTGGAGGAACCCTATGTCCCCCACGCCTTGGTGGGCGTGATGGCACAGAACACTGCCTCCGCCGCAAAAGAATCCCACGTCTGGTCTACCGGCAATCAGGAAATTAAGTGA
- the cynR_2 gene encoding HTH-type transcriptional regulator CynR, which yields MELRVLRYFLLAAREENITRAAELLHVTQPTLSRQLMQLEQELGTKLFHRGQHSITLTDDGMLLKRRAQELVDLADKTEREFVKAEGDLTGELSIGSGETLSMHTLSQWIASFQAENPLVQYDIYSATADEIKDRLEKGILDMGLLVEPVDITKYEFIRMPKKERWGILVSKSSPLALNDHIGPSDLAHTPLLIAKRNMVREGLRGWFGNSFDSLEIAGTYNLLYNAAVLAEHGVGAVLCMEHDRSYENLRFIPLFPVLETGAVLVWKKNQTCSAAASHFFAHVQKCSKRMDGDKI from the coding sequence ATGGAACTTCGTGTTTTACGCTATTTTTTATTGGCGGCAAGGGAAGAAAACATCACCAGAGCCGCAGAACTGCTCCATGTGACCCAGCCCACGCTCTCCCGGCAGCTCATGCAGTTGGAGCAGGAGCTGGGGACCAAACTCTTTCACCGTGGACAGCACAGTATTACCTTGACAGACGATGGAATGCTACTCAAGCGCAGGGCACAAGAGCTGGTGGATCTGGCTGACAAAACAGAACGGGAATTTGTCAAGGCAGAGGGTGATCTCACCGGTGAGTTGTCCATTGGCAGTGGTGAGACGCTGAGTATGCACACCCTCTCTCAGTGGATCGCCTCTTTCCAGGCAGAGAATCCACTGGTGCAATACGACATTTACAGTGCTACCGCCGATGAGATCAAAGACCGTCTCGAAAAGGGCATTTTAGATATGGGCCTGCTGGTCGAGCCAGTTGACATTACAAAATACGAATTTATCCGTATGCCTAAAAAAGAACGCTGGGGCATTTTGGTTTCTAAAAGTTCTCCACTTGCTTTGAACGACCATATTGGTCCAAGCGATCTGGCACATACTCCGCTTTTGATTGCCAAACGGAACATGGTACGGGAAGGACTACGGGGGTGGTTCGGGAACAGTTTTGACTCTCTGGAAATTGCCGGTACCTATAATTTGCTTTATAATGCCGCAGTGCTGGCGGAGCATGGGGTGGGAGCCGTGCTATGTATGGAGCATGACCGTTCCTATGAAAACCTCCGCTTTATTCCTCTGTTTCCCGTACTTGAAACGGGGGCTGTCCTCGTCTGGAAAAAGAATCAGACCTGCTCCGCAGCGGCGTCACATTTCTTTGCCCACGTTCAGAAATGCTCAAAACGTATGGACGGCGATAAAATCTAA
- the walR_5 gene encoding Transcriptional regulatory protein WalR, with product MRKILVLEDEENIRSFVVINLKRAGYQTVEAGTGEEALEAVRANPDIKVALLDIMLPGIDGFEVCRRLRAMDNKIGIIMLTARTQEMDKVTGLMTGADDYVTKPFSPAELTARVDALYRRAGGDEAPITPDEISDPPFLLNTRNRTLEKNGQRVKLTQVEYSIVKLFMENPGKALSREEILDTVWGKDYFGELKIVDVNIRRLRIKIEDNAQKPTFVNTVWGYGYKWGS from the coding sequence ATGCGCAAAATACTGGTCCTGGAGGACGAGGAGAACATCCGCAGCTTTGTGGTTATCAATTTGAAGCGGGCGGGCTATCAGACTGTGGAGGCGGGAACCGGCGAGGAGGCCCTGGAGGCCGTCCGGGCCAATCCGGATATCAAGGTGGCCCTTCTGGATATCATGCTGCCGGGCATCGACGGCTTTGAGGTCTGCCGCCGCCTGCGGGCGATGGACAATAAAATTGGCATCATCATGCTCACCGCCCGGACCCAGGAGATGGACAAGGTGACCGGCCTGATGACCGGGGCGGACGACTATGTGACCAAGCCCTTCTCCCCCGCCGAGCTCACCGCCCGGGTGGACGCCCTCTACCGCCGGGCCGGCGGGGACGAGGCCCCCATCACCCCCGACGAGATCAGCGACCCGCCCTTCCTCCTCAACACCCGCAACCGCACCTTGGAGAAAAACGGCCAGCGGGTCAAGCTGACCCAGGTGGAATATTCCATCGTCAAGCTGTTTATGGAGAACCCGGGCAAGGCCCTGTCCCGTGAGGAGATTTTAGACACCGTGTGGGGCAAGGACTACTTCGGCGAGCTGAAAATCGTGGACGTGAACATTCGCCGCCTGCGCATCAAGATCGAGGACAACGCCCAGAAGCCCACCTTTGTCAATACGGTGTGGGGGTATGGGTATAAGTGGGGGAGCTAG
- the sasA_15 gene encoding Adaptive-response sensory-kinase SasA yields MKKLQGNAAAKVCAWVLLLSAAFGAGVFGVRALLSSVSVTRSSWQNTSRFYGAIDGRREELIQGIELSQTLERLERQIEEGTGSPLAYADAEALREEKAQVEESFSRQNTWFRFRVLTDDGQTLLGTNLNDDEAITRAVREIHYFAFELRAEEEEEETGSPLKLVLEYGVPEKIDDSIQDEFSQIWRLWDLDRASFDQYLTGFLSLSALVLLALVWVLWTAGRREGTEGVVLTWQERIFFDVYAAVMIAGIVWLAFGTIWAAERLYWSSGNVYDLMNEELDPFYKLGFMGAAALFAAGVACGALLLRTLAVRLKARCLVRTTLLGRVIGWTVRTVHDFVQFLPFTWKMVLGFLVYVIVTFFLVTEGVHNGAFMLMYLCLQLTLVLFLAWWAYGYYRLRQGTKTIAGGDLEYQIDTQRMPYDLRLQAEDLNNISAGLSAAVDEKMKSERFKAELITNVSHDLKTPLTSIINYVNLLKSTQQTDPKAAEYIEVLDRKSQRLKKLTEDLVEASKASTGVLSVTREKIGMSQLIDQALGEWEEKLTDKKLTLVANLPEGETWVYADGRHLWRVIDNLLSNCAKYAMEGTRVYLDLERGKGQVALSVKNISREPLNVPAERLMERFVRGEESRSTEGSGLGLSIARSLTELQGGAFGLAVDGDLFKATVTLPQAN; encoded by the coding sequence ATGAAAAAGCTGCAAGGCAATGCCGCCGCCAAGGTGTGCGCCTGGGTTCTGCTGCTGTCCGCCGCCTTCGGGGCGGGGGTGTTCGGGGTGCGGGCGCTGCTCAGCTCTGTTTCCGTAACCAGAAGCAGCTGGCAGAACACCTCCCGCTTCTACGGAGCCATTGACGGACGCCGTGAGGAGCTGATACAGGGGATTGAGCTGTCCCAGACGCTGGAGCGGCTGGAACGGCAGATCGAGGAGGGGACTGGCAGCCCCCTGGCCTACGCCGATGCGGAAGCCCTGCGGGAGGAGAAGGCCCAGGTGGAGGAGAGTTTTTCCCGGCAAAATACCTGGTTCCGCTTCCGTGTGCTCACCGACGACGGACAGACCCTGCTGGGCACCAACCTCAACGACGACGAGGCGATCACCCGGGCGGTGCGGGAGATTCACTACTTCGCCTTTGAGCTCCGCGCAGAGGAGGAAGAGGAGGAAACCGGCTCGCCGCTGAAGCTGGTGCTGGAATACGGCGTGCCCGAGAAGATTGACGATTCCATCCAGGACGAGTTCAGCCAAATCTGGAGGCTGTGGGACCTGGACCGGGCCTCCTTTGACCAGTATCTCACCGGCTTTTTGAGCTTGTCTGCCCTCGTCCTGCTGGCGCTGGTCTGGGTGCTGTGGACGGCGGGCCGCAGGGAAGGGACGGAGGGCGTCGTCCTCACCTGGCAGGAGCGGATTTTCTTCGATGTGTACGCGGCCGTTATGATTGCCGGGATTGTGTGGCTGGCCTTCGGCACCATCTGGGCGGCGGAGCGGCTGTATTGGAGTAGCGGCAATGTCTACGACCTTATGAATGAGGAACTTGACCCCTTTTACAAGCTTGGCTTCATGGGGGCGGCCGCCCTCTTCGCCGCCGGGGTGGCCTGCGGGGCCCTCCTCCTGCGCACCCTGGCCGTCCGGCTCAAGGCCCGCTGCCTGGTCCGCACCACCCTGCTGGGCAGGGTGATTGGATGGACGGTCAGGACCGTCCATGACTTTGTTCAGTTCCTGCCCTTCACATGGAAGATGGTGCTGGGCTTCCTGGTCTATGTGATCGTCACCTTCTTTCTGGTTACGGAGGGAGTCCATAACGGCGCGTTTATGCTCATGTATCTCTGCTTGCAGCTGACCCTGGTACTGTTTCTGGCCTGGTGGGCCTATGGCTACTACCGCCTGCGCCAGGGCACCAAGACCATCGCCGGGGGCGACCTGGAGTATCAGATCGACACCCAGCGTATGCCCTACGACCTGCGCCTTCAGGCCGAGGACCTGAACAACATCTCCGCCGGACTTTCCGCGGCGGTGGACGAGAAGATGAAGAGCGAGCGCTTCAAGGCGGAGCTCATCACCAACGTCTCCCACGACCTGAAAACGCCGCTGACCTCCATCATCAACTATGTCAACCTGCTGAAGTCCACCCAGCAGACCGACCCCAAGGCGGCGGAGTATATCGAGGTGCTGGACCGGAAGTCCCAGCGGCTGAAAAAGCTCACCGAGGACCTGGTGGAGGCGTCGAAAGCCTCCACAGGGGTGCTGTCGGTGACCCGGGAGAAAATCGGCATGAGCCAGCTCATCGACCAGGCCCTGGGGGAGTGGGAGGAGAAGCTGACAGACAAGAAGCTCACCCTGGTGGCCAACCTGCCCGAGGGGGAGACCTGGGTCTACGCCGACGGCCGGCACCTGTGGCGGGTTATTGACAACCTGCTGTCCAACTGCGCCAAATACGCCATGGAAGGCACCCGGGTCTATCTGGACCTGGAGCGGGGGAAGGGGCAGGTGGCCCTGTCGGTGAAGAACATCTCCCGGGAGCCCCTGAACGTCCCCGCCGAGCGGCTCATGGAGCGCTTTGTCCGGGGGGAGGAGTCCCGGTCCACCGAGGGCTCCGGCTTGGGCCTCTCCATCGCCCGGAGCCTCACCGAGCTCCAGGGCGGCGCTTTCGGACTGGCGGTGGACGGCGACCTGTTCAAGGCGACCGTCACCCTGCCCCAGGCCAATTAA
- the hndD gene encoding NADP-reducing hydrogenase subunit HndD, with the protein MAKGIMYIDGLRVPFDGEPNVLSVIRKAGIEMPTFCYYSDLSVYGACRMCVVEDERGKIETSCSMQPRDGLSIRTNTARLLKHRRMILELMLASHNCSCTTCQKSGDCHLQDLAVQFGIHTVRFGDNRECGAFDDSSPAIVRDPTKCILCGDCVRVCSENIGMNIIDFAHRGYNMQVTPAFGRNLSETKCISCGQCSAVCPTGAITVYNQIGPAWRAIHDPQKRVVVQIAPAVRVAVGEAFGLAPGQNALDLLVSALKMMGVDEVYDTTFGADFTTIEEGTEFLQRLEKGGPFPMFTSCCPAWVKYLENENPKYLKHISTCKSPMEMFASVLKDKYRAQDAEDGRTTYHIAIMPCTAKKMEAARPEFLQADGTSAVDLVLTTKEIVKMIQESGIQLTKLEYEAPDLPFGLGSGAGAIYGTTGGVAEAVVRFCLPDKSKNVLRELKFSPLRGDRSIRVAVIKVGDRDVHLAIVHGLANAQRLLKEIESGSAYFDLVEVMTCQGGCVGGAGQPHGMRQDKADRAEGLYNIDRSAPFKRAERNPVVTALLQDMDGEQRHDLLHVNYVK; encoded by the coding sequence ATGGCAAAGGGAATTATGTACATCGACGGACTGCGCGTCCCCTTCGACGGGGAGCCCAACGTCCTGTCCGTCATTCGGAAAGCGGGCATCGAGATGCCCACCTTCTGCTACTACTCCGACCTGTCGGTCTACGGCGCGTGCCGGATGTGCGTGGTGGAGGACGAGCGGGGGAAGATCGAGACCTCCTGCTCCATGCAGCCCCGGGACGGCCTGTCCATCCGCACCAACACCGCCCGCCTGCTCAAGCACCGGCGGATGATTCTGGAGCTGATGCTGGCCTCTCACAACTGCTCCTGCACCACCTGTCAGAAGAGCGGCGACTGCCATCTCCAGGACCTGGCGGTCCAGTTCGGCATCCACACCGTCCGCTTCGGGGACAACCGGGAGTGCGGAGCCTTTGACGACTCCAGCCCCGCCATCGTCCGGGACCCCACCAAGTGCATCCTCTGCGGCGACTGCGTCCGCGTGTGCAGCGAGAACATCGGCATGAACATCATCGACTTCGCCCACCGGGGCTATAACATGCAGGTGACCCCCGCCTTTGGCCGGAACCTGTCCGAGACCAAGTGCATCAGCTGCGGCCAGTGCTCCGCCGTCTGCCCCACCGGCGCCATCACCGTCTACAACCAGATCGGCCCCGCCTGGCGGGCCATCCACGACCCCCAAAAGCGGGTGGTGGTCCAGATCGCCCCCGCCGTCCGGGTGGCGGTTGGCGAGGCCTTCGGCCTGGCCCCCGGCCAGAACGCCCTGGACCTGCTGGTGTCCGCCCTGAAAATGATGGGGGTGGACGAGGTCTACGACACCACCTTCGGCGCGGACTTCACCACCATTGAGGAGGGCACCGAGTTCCTCCAGCGGCTGGAGAAGGGGGGCCCCTTCCCCATGTTCACCTCCTGCTGTCCCGCCTGGGTGAAGTATCTGGAGAACGAGAACCCCAAGTATTTGAAGCACATCTCCACCTGCAAGTCCCCCATGGAGATGTTCGCCTCCGTCCTCAAGGACAAATACCGCGCGCAGGACGCGGAGGACGGCCGGACCACCTATCACATCGCCATCATGCCCTGCACCGCCAAAAAGATGGAGGCCGCCCGGCCCGAGTTCCTCCAGGCCGACGGCACCTCGGCGGTGGACCTGGTGCTGACCACCAAGGAGATTGTGAAGATGATCCAGGAGTCGGGCATTCAGCTGACCAAGCTGGAGTACGAGGCCCCCGACCTGCCCTTCGGCCTGGGCTCCGGCGCGGGCGCCATCTACGGCACCACCGGCGGCGTGGCCGAGGCGGTGGTCCGCTTCTGCCTGCCTGACAAGTCCAAAAACGTGCTGCGGGAGCTGAAATTCTCCCCCCTCCGGGGCGACCGCTCCATCCGGGTGGCCGTCATCAAGGTGGGGGACCGGGATGTTCACCTGGCCATCGTCCACGGCCTGGCCAACGCCCAGCGCCTACTCAAGGAGATCGAGTCGGGCAGCGCCTACTTCGACCTGGTGGAGGTCATGACCTGTCAGGGCGGCTGTGTAGGCGGCGCGGGCCAACCCCACGGCATGCGCCAGGACAAGGCCGACCGGGCCGAGGGCCTGTATAACATCGACCGCTCCGCGCCCTTCAAGCGGGCGGAGCGCAACCCGGTGGTCACCGCCCTGCTCCAGGATATGGACGGGGAACAGCGGCACGACCTGCTCCATGTGAACTATGTAAAATGA
- a CDS encoding IS1182 family transposase ISBcl1, with amino-acid sequence MVDTESLVPPEHLLRQVDAAVDFEKLYKIVEASYSKEEGRRSIDPVVLFKIVLLQHLDGNTSLRGTLRRAQTDVAYRWFLRYTLSEELPHFSTVSYNFRHRYTPETIELVFQWILEEAGSAGALTPAAVFIDGTHIKASANLKKKMKQEVPAAAKRYQEELLAEVNADREAHGKKPLDDEEEPPKAGGKKQDNTSKKKQSRRKKEAKKQKTITVSTTDPESGMFHKGEHERCFAYEAHTACDKSGYVLETVVTPGNVHDSVAFDDVYDKLIQSFPEVETVVADAAYKTPHICKKVFRDGRVLSTAYKRPTTMKGGHPWWSYVYDEYYDCVICPEYHILSYRTTNRDGYREYRSDPTICAQCPTRHLCTKSKSFVKTVLRHIWKGYEELADDARYTPEYKQLYSRRKETIERVFADAKEKHAMRYTVYRGLAQVSNWVRLKFAAMNLKKLARRKARKRFAPPSSTPSSYILFLVNVVPCLASLPDRPFFDKLGQQS; translated from the coding sequence ATGGTGGACACAGAAAGCCTGGTGCCGCCCGAACATCTATTGCGGCAGGTGGATGCAGCGGTAGATTTCGAGAAATTGTACAAAATCGTGGAGGCGTCGTACAGCAAAGAAGAGGGCCGGCGGAGCATCGACCCAGTGGTGCTGTTCAAAATCGTATTGCTGCAGCATTTGGATGGGAATACCTCTTTGCGGGGAACGCTGCGCAGGGCGCAGACAGATGTAGCATACCGGTGGTTTCTGCGATACACGCTGAGTGAGGAGCTGCCCCATTTTTCCACGGTGAGCTACAACTTCCGGCACCGGTACACTCCGGAAACGATAGAGTTGGTGTTTCAGTGGATATTGGAGGAGGCGGGCAGTGCGGGAGCACTGACCCCGGCGGCGGTATTTATAGATGGGACACACATCAAAGCCAGCGCAAATCTGAAGAAGAAAATGAAGCAGGAGGTACCAGCAGCGGCAAAACGATACCAGGAAGAACTGCTGGCGGAAGTGAACGCGGACCGGGAGGCTCATGGAAAAAAGCCACTGGATGATGAAGAAGAACCACCCAAAGCTGGAGGGAAGAAACAGGACAACACCTCAAAAAAGAAGCAGAGCCGGAGGAAGAAAGAGGCGAAAAAGCAGAAAACAATAACGGTATCCACCACAGACCCGGAGAGTGGAATGTTCCACAAAGGGGAGCACGAGCGGTGCTTTGCTTATGAGGCCCATACCGCCTGTGACAAGAGCGGTTACGTATTGGAAACAGTGGTCACCCCCGGAAATGTCCATGACAGCGTGGCGTTTGACGATGTTTACGACAAATTGATTCAATCGTTTCCAGAGGTGGAAACAGTGGTGGCAGATGCCGCCTACAAGACCCCGCATATTTGCAAAAAGGTATTTCGAGATGGCCGGGTATTGTCTACAGCCTACAAGCGGCCCACGACGATGAAGGGTGGACATCCCTGGTGGTCTTACGTCTACGATGAATATTATGACTGCGTGATCTGCCCAGAATACCACATCCTGTCCTACCGCACCACCAACCGGGATGGATACCGTGAATACCGCAGCGATCCGACAATTTGTGCCCAGTGCCCCACCCGGCATTTATGTACAAAATCCAAAAGCTTCGTAAAGACTGTCCTGCGGCACATCTGGAAGGGCTATGAGGAACTGGCCGATGATGCCAGGTACACCCCGGAGTACAAGCAGCTCTATTCAAGGCGCAAAGAGACCATTGAGCGAGTTTTTGCCGATGCAAAAGAAAAACACGCCATGCGCTATACCGTTTACCGTGGTCTGGCCCAGGTTTCCAACTGGGTGAGGCTTAAATTTGCTGCCATGAACCTCAAAAAGTTGGCAAGACGGAAAGCCAGAAAGCGCTTTGCTCCGCCTTCCTCCACACCCTCCTCCTACATTTTATTCCTCGTTAACGTTGTGCCCTGTCTGGCTTCATTACCAGACAGGCCATTTTTCGACAAGCTGGGGCAGCAATCATAA